A DNA window from Microcystis aeruginosa NIES-843 contains the following coding sequences:
- a CDS encoding IS630-like element ISMae24 family transposase encodes MRLIRDLNPESQKMLERIYRASKHHQVRERAKCILLSFQGTTIEELSGIFGVTRKTIYNWLTAWEDRKLIGFYNRRGRGRKPKLTEAQGQQVIDWVKEEPKSLKKIQIKIVEEGKLTVSKDTIKRLIKKINMRWKRVRRGVAKTPDEWELEVKLPILEELKKQEKRGEIEIGYLDEMGGDSKPCIPDAWQEEKTTIKLPPIEGKRLNILGIMKRDNQLFYETQVGTVTSEIVINFLDKYCQNIQKKTVIIIDQASIHTSEAFMEKLEEWEKKNLKIFWLPTYSPHLNLIEILWRFLKYEWIEFSAYKDRKSLLAYVKKVLDNFGGEYVINFA; translated from the coding sequence ATGAGATTGATTAGAGACCTAAACCCCGAGAGCCAGAAAATGCTAGAGAGAATTTATCGAGCTAGTAAACATCATCAAGTAAGAGAGCGAGCGAAATGTATACTCTTAAGTTTTCAGGGAACCACGATAGAAGAATTGAGCGGAATATTTGGAGTTACGAGAAAGACCATCTATAATTGGTTGACGGCCTGGGAAGATAGAAAACTAATTGGTTTTTATAATCGTCGAGGAAGAGGGAGAAAACCTAAATTGACAGAAGCCCAAGGTCAACAAGTTATTGACTGGGTAAAAGAAGAACCGAAAAGCTTAAAAAAAATCCAGATAAAAATTGTAGAAGAAGGGAAATTAACCGTAAGCAAAGACACGATAAAAAGACTCATAAAAAAAATCAACATGAGGTGGAAAAGGGTGAGAAGAGGGGTCGCCAAAACCCCTGATGAGTGGGAGCTTGAGGTCAAACTACCTATTTTAGAAGAACTAAAAAAACAGGAAAAAAGAGGAGAGATTGAGATAGGATATTTGGATGAAATGGGAGGGGATTCAAAGCCTTGTATTCCTGACGCTTGGCAAGAAGAAAAAACCACGATAAAGTTACCACCAATTGAAGGTAAAAGACTAAATATTTTAGGAATAATGAAACGAGATAATCAATTATTTTATGAGACACAGGTCGGAACGGTTACTAGCGAGATAGTTATTAATTTTCTGGATAAATATTGCCAAAATATACAGAAAAAAACTGTCATAATAATTGACCAAGCTTCCATTCATACCAGCGAGGCATTTATGGAGAAACTTGAGGAATGGGAAAAGAAAAACTTGAAAATATTTTGGTTGCCCACTTATTCACCTCATTTAAATTTAATTGAAATATTATGGAGATTTTTAAAATATGAATGGATTGAATTTAGCGCCTATAAAGACCGAAAGAGCCTCCTCGCTTACGTTAAAAAAGTGCTGGACAATTTTGGAGGCGAGTATGTAATTAATTTTGCCTAG
- a CDS encoding PEP-CTERM sorting domain-containing protein, with amino-acid sequence MIVLFVRNAGDTVFSADVDNVIVGDTAVITYQLDNGGTSLFNQTWNASDIVTVTFNFGNGAHVTTFNPNGGDGLSVSTGSFVTNASGQLTAVPSEWYDYTNVNVVSTNSTQTPIGWYVNGGNGVYYTDPNYYYKVQLTNVSGNIVAANWTIQPAQTQTTPEPGTLLGLLAVGSLGLLARKRQ; translated from the coding sequence GTGATCGTACTTTTTGTGAGAAATGCGGGGGATACTGTTTTCTCTGCTGATGTCGATAACGTTATTGTCGGTGATACTGCGGTTATCACCTATCAGCTTGACAATGGGGGAACTTCCCTGTTCAACCAAACATGGAACGCCAGTGACATTGTGACTGTCACCTTCAACTTTGGTAATGGGGCCCACGTTACCACCTTTAATCCTAATGGGGGTGATGGGTTGAGTGTTAGCACAGGAAGCTTTGTCACCAATGCCTCAGGACAGTTAACGGCTGTTCCTTCTGAGTGGTATGATTATACTAATGTCAATGTCGTCTCAACCAATTCTACACAAACACCTATAGGATGGTACGTGAATGGGGGCAATGGCGTTTACTATACTGACCCAAATTATTATTACAAGGTCCAATTGACCAATGTATCAGGTAATATCGTTGCTGCTAACTGGACCATTCAACCTGCCCAGACACAGACAACCCCCGAACCAGGCACCCTTTTAGGTTTATTAGCGGTGGGTTCTCTGGGTTTATTGGCTCGCAAACGGCAATAA